The genomic interval TACTATAAAAACAATAggatgatttttaaaaatagaaaaataagaaaaattatatacacaaaatagtataattttaatcttctttgatagaggttgatagaagtctacccGTGCCTATAGTATCTATTAGCTTTTTTTTTACTActtatataaatagtttgacatttttttctctgtgaaaattttacaaaacaatCAATTGAATACAACAACATAATAATGTTTTATAAGTTGATGTTACTATTGAAGTTTTCACATTTATTGAAACTTCATCTAATGCCTTAAACACAAACTTTATAACTCAATTCAATGCTCCAAAAATTTCGATTACCGAATAAACAAATTTGACCTTTGATAATTATCGAagttaataaataattcataaCTGATTTACCAAACAAACGACTTATCTATGAATAAATAGATGTTCAATCAAAATCTAGGAGGGGCAATGTTCAAAGCATATGtataattttagtaatttagtTTGTTTTGGTTAAAGTATAAAAGATATCGCAATATTAATGTTAATAGCATTGGCTTGATGAACACGAAACGGTGAGTaattgtatataaaaaaaaattaatcaaattctctATGTTTTTATAGATTATTTGAGTTCATCAAATTTGTGTTCTTTACCAAAAGAATACTCCCATGATGAAAAGTTGTGGTTccctaaatttagaagaaaaaaataaattaattttattttcattttctgaccattttaacttttaattttgattttcttaaaaaaaaaaactttaagatGTTGTTgttagaatgaaaaaaaaaaaaaaaaaaaaaaaaaaaaaaaaaaaactgatgtgaaacaaaacttttaaaccaagaagaagaagatatttTTGGCATTGTTtacaattcaattatatataaaaacagAAGTGAAAATTGTTAATGTGAAATTAAGAAATAAacatgaaaaaatttacaataacTGAGAATCCGACACAAGTACATACCATTTTATTGGTAGActctatttggtttttgaaaatcaatttttggttttcaattttttatatagcGAAACTATACAGGTTTGTTatcgtttttagttttctatcttttaaaaataaaaaacaaaatatgagaaatttttaaattttaaactaataataacaataataattttaaccgatgaatatttattttctataaaaatgttattatttgaaatagttttgaaaaaaaaaatcaaaatgttcttgttaaaataaaatatcaaaattattgTGGAAATGAAATGTATAACAAGAATATTTTCTTAACATTATTTTCCAttcatttttttgttataaaaatgtgttttaaaaaaaattatttcatctaaaatttgaatctaaaaccctaaaaaacatatattaaacAAAATGTAGAACTATTATTAACAAGTGAGATCTAGTGGAGACGAGGGCCCTCGGTGTACATTGCATATGTTTGTTGCTTAAATAAGAAAATGGATTTTTAAAAacgtatattttttttttcaaaatttcctcgcaatttcaaaatgtttttaaaattgaaaaaataaaaaatttaattagataCCAAAcatacttattttttaaaaaactacaaactagaaacaaaaaacagaaaattaaggtcccgtttggtaaccattttgttttttgtttttttttttcttaaaattaagtctatgcaCACTACATCCACTTCCAaaattcttcatttgttatttacttttcaccaatggtttaaaaaactaagtcaaatttcgagaactaaaaaaatagctttaaaaaagttttttgttttttgaatttggctaagaattcaaccattatactcaagaaagatacaaatcatggtaaaaaatgaagatgaaatagacttaattttcaaaaataaaaacaaaaaacgtaATGGTTACCAAATTGAGCCTTAagtctcatttggtaaccattacgttttttgttttttgtttttatttttgaaaattaagtctattttcgtctcatttggtaaccattttgttatatttattttctaatatgtgaaaccaaaccaaaccgcatcggtttcaaattcggttttggtattttaaaaaatctatgttatatttttttaattaaaaaacaattcaGTTTGGATCagttttaaattcgattttattattattttttttacaaaaaaataaaaggaaaattcttataaatagaaaaatctcttgtatttacattttatagcaaaaagttctaaaagtgTTTGTACTTTTAGAACTTTTGCCTATAAagtacaaatatttttaaatatatattttttatatttaaaaagaccacaatatatatattagttaaaaacggttcggttcgtttcaaattcggttttcaaaattaaaatcgaatcaaaccgaattaattcggtttcaaaatttcttcaaattggACCGAGCTACATTTTTCGGTTCCACTGAGTTTTCAGTTCGGTTTTTAGAAATGGTTCAGTTTTTGCGGTTTGAATGGTCACTCTAGCTAATAGACACTAGTCCCACCTCCTCCAAGTTTCTTATTTTGTCATATACTttttactaataatttaaaaaataagctaaattttgtaaacaaaaaagtaacttttaaaaaattgtttttgttattggaatttgattaagaattcaactataatatttaataaatattcaaattattgTACGAAATGAAGAgcaatagacttaattttcaaaggaaaaaaaacaaataattatccaacgacccttacaaaaatatattttaaaaatttgcctttgtttttaaattttatctagAATTAAACTCATATGTAAAGAAATGACATATTATCGAAAGAAAATAAACGAAAATAGActcatttaaaaagattaaaaaaaacgaACGGAACTTTAACGATTTAAAAAAcgcttttaaaatttaaaaaacgaaaaaaaattcaattagaaatcaaacaaacttgttttttaaaaactaaaaaaaattagaaatcgaaaaccaaaaaccaaaattcaaaCTTCACCTGAACTTTTTCTCGACCTAGCCAACCGTCACTCTCTACAATAGCTGAGCTCTCGTGTTTTTCATTCGACTGACTTTGCCCTAATTTAACGCTTCAGTTTTGGTCAATGCCAAGCCTTCAACCTAATTCCCACTGAATCCATCAAATTTTGCTGCAATTTTTTCAATCCTGCAAAACCCTTTGAATTGTTCTTCCCGTCAGCTCTGATTCCATGGATCGAGAAGTTATAATCGACGAGAATTTCCCACTTTTCTCAAAATCCCATCGAAAGAAGCATAAACCTTCCGAAAACCCCACCGGCGCTCCTATTTCGCCCGCCGTCGAGAACAATGCTCCGAAGAAGTCTCTTCAGATTGAGAAATCCACAGAACTAAGCACTAAATCCACCAACAATGTTACATTCGCCGACCTCGGTTTGTCGGAATGGATTGTCCAAACCTGTAAAGAATTGGTTATGAAGAAGCCCACGGCGGTTCAAACCCACTGTATCCCGAAGATTCTTGCTGGCCTCGACGTACTTGGCATTGCCCAAACTGGGAGTGGGAAAACGGCTGCCTTTGCGTTGCCGATTCTTCAACGGCTTTCCGAGACCCCTTTTGGTGTCTTCGCGTTGGTGGTCACTCCCACTAGAGAATTGGCCTATCAATTGGCTGAACAGTTTAGGGCACTCGGTTCCTGCTTGAATTTGCGGTGCTCTGTGGTTGTTGGAGGAATGGATATGTTGAGCCAGACGCAGAGTTTGTTGAAGAGGCCTCATATTGTAATTGCAACGCCGGGAAGGGTTAAGGTATTGCTGGAGGAGAACCCTGATATCCCTGTCGTCTTTTCCAAGACTAAGGTTCGTTATATTCGTACCTTGTTCCTCTCTATTATAGAAGTGGTACtatgtaatttgaatttgatgagTATTGAGGGGTCAGATGATTAATGGGTTTTGGTTGATGCATAGAAatgccatatatatatatataatatatatatatatattaatttattatgacTGAGAaagatgaaaggaaaaaaaagaaaatcatttaGTTCTAATGTGAGACTAATGGCTGAGAACTTATCAGTTCATGAGTTGAGATTCTGAGTTTTCTCTATTGTGTTCTTTTGCACACAAGATATACCATTGGTGGAAACTAAGATGAAAGGAAGTGATTTTTGACATGGTCAAGTgcatgtttgagagtgattttgaaaggttgaaatcacttttgtcatgttcaaaatcactcctaaacacACATTTAGttactcaaaatcaatttgatgtttaattttacacttttcaACGCAATTTtcttactgttaaaattgattttgaaaatgataaaagtgaGCTTAACAATTTCGAAATCCCTCCCGAACATACCATTATGAACCACATAACAACGGAAAGGAGGcttctttttctcatttgtGAAGAAGCTATTTGTTGTTTCATAGTTGCTTGTCTTGTTCGTATTGTTAAAGTTCTCATATCTGGATAACCCATATACGTTACTTTAATTATCTTTTTATACTTCAGTTTCTAGTTCTGGATGAAGCAGATAGAGTATTGGATGTTGGCTTTGAAGAAGAATTGAAAGTAATCTTTCAATGCTTGCCTCATAGTCGTCAAACTCTATTATTCTCTGCAACAATGACAAAGGATCTGGAGACACTGCTCGAGCTTTCTGCAAACAAGGCATACTTTTACGAAGCTTATGAAGGCTTCAAGACAGTTGATATGCTCAAGCAGCAATATGTATTTATTCCAAAGGACGTGAAGGATCTGTATCTATTACATATTTTATCTAAAATGGAAGACATGGGTATTCGATCAGCAATCATATTTGTCCAAACTTGCAAGTATGGCTTCTTTTTGGCCCTCACCTCTCCTTACTCTCTTTCTATCTCTCTCACACTGTGTGCATATGCTCATTGACATAGGTCTTACCTTCCTTAGGTTTTCAGTGTTTGTGTTCTTCAAACTTTCATGACTCGGTGTTCTAAATGCTTTAATTCAGTGACTTCTTTAACTGCGCATCCTAAAGTTGATGTTTACTTTTTCTGTCATCTATATGCAGAAGTTGTCACATGTTAGGGTTGTTGCTTGAAGCACTTGATCAGGAGGTGGCAGCATTGCATTCATTCAAGTCACAGTCTGAGAGGCTTGCTGCACTCTATCGATTCAAATCAGGACAAGTTCCTGTATTG from Benincasa hispida cultivar B227 chromosome 10, ASM972705v1, whole genome shotgun sequence carries:
- the LOC120087586 gene encoding DEAD-box ATP-dependent RNA helicase 36, translating into MDREVIIDENFPLFSKSHRKKHKPSENPTGAPISPAVENNAPKKSLQIEKSTELSTKSTNNVTFADLGLSEWIVQTCKELVMKKPTAVQTHCIPKILAGLDVLGIAQTGSGKTAAFALPILQRLSETPFGVFALVVTPTRELAYQLAEQFRALGSCLNLRCSVVVGGMDMLSQTQSLLKRPHIVIATPGRVKVLLEENPDIPVVFSKTKFLVLDEADRVLDVGFEEELKVIFQCLPHSRQTLLFSATMTKDLETLLELSANKAYFYEAYEGFKTVDMLKQQYVFIPKDVKDLYLLHILSKMEDMGIRSAIIFVQTCKSCHMLGLLLEALDQEVAALHSFKSQSERLAALYRFKSGQVPVLLATDVASRGLDIPTVDLVINYDIPRFPRDYVHRVGRTARAGRGGLAVSFITQNDVQLIHEIEANLGKQLENFECKENEVLENITKVYKARHVAKMKMVDDGFEEKVKERKKQKLKTLAEKGLLKKRNKRKRKEKTSK